A window of Salmo trutta chromosome 31, fSalTru1.1, whole genome shotgun sequence contains these coding sequences:
- the gpsm2 gene encoding G-protein-signaling modulator 2 isoform X1 produces the protein MDSVGSLVSIVDEDQSYHVRYRMDASCLELALEGERLCKVGDYHAGVAFFETAIQVGTEDLQVLSAIYSQLGNAYFHLHDYAKALEFHHHDLTLTRTIGDQMGEAKSSGNLGNTLKVLGRFDEAVVCCQRHLDIAMDLNDKVGQARALYNFGNVYHAKGKSICWSGAEPGEFPDEVTTALRKAAEYYEANLSIVKELADPAAQGRTYGNLGNTHYLLGNFQNAVASHEQRLQIAKEFGDRSAERRAYCNLGNAYIFLGEFEVAAEHYKRTLQLARQLKDRAVEAQACYSLGNTYTLLQDYERAIDYHLKHLIIAQDLNDRIGEGRACWSLGNAHTALGNHDQAMHFAEKHLEISKETGDRSGELTARMNVSDLQMVLGLSYSTNNSTLSENPIKDMDHNLHGARPRIGRRNSMENLELMKLTPDKINAQKWNSDILTKQSKPTLAKSSSKLFFISRLRGKKNRAGGSSKVLQDTSNTPQIPAQGPQKRASPDMLGDEGFFDLLSRFQSNRMDDQRCSIQEKSRLLVSTSSSDSPPRAMRKSVSDAAAVEGLGSGSGAQGRRLEEGGGAGGSLPGLRLNRHSSQAVLSHLMANADNTEPDDDFFDMLVKCQGSRLDDQRCAPPPARGPTVPDEDFFSLITRSQAKRMDEQRVTLPSTAGSAARPCSN, from the exons GATGGATGCGTCCTGCCTGGAGCTGGCCCTGGAGGGTGAGCGGCTCTGTAAAGTGGGTGACTACCACGCTGGGGTGGCCTTCTTCGAGACAGCCATCCAGGTTGGCACAGAGGACCTGCAGGTGCTGAGTGCCATTTACAGCCAGCTGGGCAATGCATACTTCCATCTGCACGACTACGCCAAGGCGTTGGAGTTCCACCACCACGACCTCACCTTGACCAG GACCATCGGGGACCAGATGGGAGAGGCCAAATCCAGCGGTAACCTAGGCAACACATTGAAGGTGTTGGGTAGGTTTGATGAGGCTGTGGTCTGCTGTCAGAGGCACTTAGACATTGCCATGGACCTGAACGACAAG GTGGGACAGGCGAGGGCGCTGTATAACTTTGGGAACGTGTATCATGCAAAAGGAAAGAGCATCTGCTGGAGCGGGGCGGAGCCAGGAGAGTTCCCCGATGAGGTCACTACTGCACTTAGGAAAGCAGCGGAATATTACGA AGCAAACTTATCCATAGTAAAGGAGCTTGCAGACCCGGCCGCCCAGGGCCGAACATATGGTAACCTTGGCAACACACACTACCTGTTAGGAAACTTCCAGAATGCAGTGGCATCACATGAACAG CGCCTCCAGATTGCCAAGGAGTTTGGCGACCGCTCAGCAGAGAGAAGGGCCTATTGCAACCTGGGGAACGCGTATATATTCCTGGGTGAATTTGAAGTGGCAGCCGAGCATTACAA GAGGACTCTGCAGCTGGCCAGACAGCTGAAGGACCGGGCTGTAGAGGCTCAGGCCTGTTACAGTCTGGGAAACACCTACACACTCCTCCAGGACTACGAGAGGGCCATAGACTACCACCTCAAACACCTGATCATAGCACAGGACCTCAACGACCGGATTGGTGAGGGCCGGGCGTGCTGGAGTTTAGGGAACGCTCACACCGCCCTGGGGAACCATGACCAGGCCATGCACTTTGCTGAGAAACACCTGGAGATCTCCAAAGAG accgGTGACCGGAGCGGGGAGCTGACGGCCCGTATGAACGTGTCAGACCTGCAGATGGTGCTGGGGCTGAGCTACAGCACCAACAACTCCACCCTGTCTGAGAACCCCATCAAGGACATGGACCACAACCTGCACGGAGCCAGGCCCCGGATAGGACGGAGAAACAGCATGGAAAACCTGGAGCTCATGAAACTCACCCCCGACAAGATCAAT GCTCAGAAGTGGAACAGTGACATCCTGACCAAGCAGTCTAAACCCACCCTGGCTAAGAGCTCCTCCAAGCTGTTCTTCATCAGCCGTCTGCGGGGGAAGAAGAACAGGGCTGGGGGCTCCAGTAAAGTCCTGCAGGACACCAGTAACACCCCCCAGATCCCTGCACAGGGACCACAGAAG AGGGCCAGTCCAGACATGCTCGGGGACGAGGGCTTCTTTGACCTGCTGAGTCGTTTCCAGAGTAACCGGATGGACGACCAGCGTTGTTCCATACAAGAGAAGAGCCGTCTGTTAGTCAGTACCAGCTCCTCTGACTCTCCACCCAGAGCCATGAGGAAAT cagtgtCCGATGCGGCAGCAGTAGAAGGCCTGGGCTCTGGGTCTGGTGCCCAGGGTCGCCGGTTAGAGGAAGGTGGAGGTGCTGGGGGTAGTTTGCCCGGCCTTCGGCTCAACAGGCACAGCAGCCAGGCTGTCCTCAGCCACCTGATGGCTAACGCAGACAACACGGAGCCTGACGACGACTTCTTCGACATGCTCGTCAAATGCCAG GGTTCTCGTCTGGATGACCAGCGCTGCGCACCTCCCCCGGCCCGTGGCCCCACCGTCCCAGACGAGGACTTCTTCAGCCTCATCACGAGGTCCCAGGCCAAACGCATGGACGAGCAGCGGGTCACCCTGCCCTCCACAGCAGGCTCTGCAGCACGGCCCTGCTCCAACTGA
- the gpsm2 gene encoding G-protein-signaling modulator 2 isoform X3: MDASCLELALEGERLCKVGDYHAGVAFFETAIQVGTEDLQVLSAIYSQLGNAYFHLHDYAKALEFHHHDLTLTRTIGDQMGEAKSSGNLGNTLKVLGRFDEAVVCCQRHLDIAMDLNDKVGQARALYNFGNVYHAKGKSICWSGAEPGEFPDEVTTALRKAAEYYEANLSIVKELADPAAQGRTYGNLGNTHYLLGNFQNAVASHEQRLQIAKEFGDRSAERRAYCNLGNAYIFLGEFEVAAEHYKRTLQLARQLKDRAVEAQACYSLGNTYTLLQDYERAIDYHLKHLIIAQDLNDRIGEGRACWSLGNAHTALGNHDQAMHFAEKHLEISKETGDRSGELTARMNVSDLQMVLGLSYSTNNSTLSENPIKDMDHNLHGARPRIGRRNSMENLELMKLTPDKINAQKWNSDILTKQSKPTLAKSSSKLFFISRLRGKKNRAGGSSKVLQDTSNTPQIPAQGPQKRASPDMLGDEGFFDLLSRFQSNRMDDQRCSIQEKSRLLVSTSSSDSPPRAMRKSVSDAAAVEGLGSGSGAQGRRLEEGGGAGGSLPGLRLNRHSSQAVLSHLMANADNTEPDDDFFDMLVKCQGSRLDDQRCAPPPARGPTVPDEDFFSLITRSQAKRMDEQRVTLPSTAGSAARPCSN, translated from the exons ATGGATGCGTCCTGCCTGGAGCTGGCCCTGGAGGGTGAGCGGCTCTGTAAAGTGGGTGACTACCACGCTGGGGTGGCCTTCTTCGAGACAGCCATCCAGGTTGGCACAGAGGACCTGCAGGTGCTGAGTGCCATTTACAGCCAGCTGGGCAATGCATACTTCCATCTGCACGACTACGCCAAGGCGTTGGAGTTCCACCACCACGACCTCACCTTGACCAG GACCATCGGGGACCAGATGGGAGAGGCCAAATCCAGCGGTAACCTAGGCAACACATTGAAGGTGTTGGGTAGGTTTGATGAGGCTGTGGTCTGCTGTCAGAGGCACTTAGACATTGCCATGGACCTGAACGACAAG GTGGGACAGGCGAGGGCGCTGTATAACTTTGGGAACGTGTATCATGCAAAAGGAAAGAGCATCTGCTGGAGCGGGGCGGAGCCAGGAGAGTTCCCCGATGAGGTCACTACTGCACTTAGGAAAGCAGCGGAATATTACGA AGCAAACTTATCCATAGTAAAGGAGCTTGCAGACCCGGCCGCCCAGGGCCGAACATATGGTAACCTTGGCAACACACACTACCTGTTAGGAAACTTCCAGAATGCAGTGGCATCACATGAACAG CGCCTCCAGATTGCCAAGGAGTTTGGCGACCGCTCAGCAGAGAGAAGGGCCTATTGCAACCTGGGGAACGCGTATATATTCCTGGGTGAATTTGAAGTGGCAGCCGAGCATTACAA GAGGACTCTGCAGCTGGCCAGACAGCTGAAGGACCGGGCTGTAGAGGCTCAGGCCTGTTACAGTCTGGGAAACACCTACACACTCCTCCAGGACTACGAGAGGGCCATAGACTACCACCTCAAACACCTGATCATAGCACAGGACCTCAACGACCGGATTGGTGAGGGCCGGGCGTGCTGGAGTTTAGGGAACGCTCACACCGCCCTGGGGAACCATGACCAGGCCATGCACTTTGCTGAGAAACACCTGGAGATCTCCAAAGAG accgGTGACCGGAGCGGGGAGCTGACGGCCCGTATGAACGTGTCAGACCTGCAGATGGTGCTGGGGCTGAGCTACAGCACCAACAACTCCACCCTGTCTGAGAACCCCATCAAGGACATGGACCACAACCTGCACGGAGCCAGGCCCCGGATAGGACGGAGAAACAGCATGGAAAACCTGGAGCTCATGAAACTCACCCCCGACAAGATCAAT GCTCAGAAGTGGAACAGTGACATCCTGACCAAGCAGTCTAAACCCACCCTGGCTAAGAGCTCCTCCAAGCTGTTCTTCATCAGCCGTCTGCGGGGGAAGAAGAACAGGGCTGGGGGCTCCAGTAAAGTCCTGCAGGACACCAGTAACACCCCCCAGATCCCTGCACAGGGACCACAGAAG AGGGCCAGTCCAGACATGCTCGGGGACGAGGGCTTCTTTGACCTGCTGAGTCGTTTCCAGAGTAACCGGATGGACGACCAGCGTTGTTCCATACAAGAGAAGAGCCGTCTGTTAGTCAGTACCAGCTCCTCTGACTCTCCACCCAGAGCCATGAGGAAAT cagtgtCCGATGCGGCAGCAGTAGAAGGCCTGGGCTCTGGGTCTGGTGCCCAGGGTCGCCGGTTAGAGGAAGGTGGAGGTGCTGGGGGTAGTTTGCCCGGCCTTCGGCTCAACAGGCACAGCAGCCAGGCTGTCCTCAGCCACCTGATGGCTAACGCAGACAACACGGAGCCTGACGACGACTTCTTCGACATGCTCGTCAAATGCCAG GGTTCTCGTCTGGATGACCAGCGCTGCGCACCTCCCCCGGCCCGTGGCCCCACCGTCCCAGACGAGGACTTCTTCAGCCTCATCACGAGGTCCCAGGCCAAACGCATGGACGAGCAGCGGGTCACCCTGCCCTCCACAGCAGGCTCTGCAGCACGGCCCTGCTCCAACTGA
- the gpsm2 gene encoding G-protein-signaling modulator 2 isoform X2, with product MDSVGSLVSIVDEDQSYHVRYRMDASCLELALEGERLCKVGDYHAGVAFFETAIQVGTEDLQVLSAIYSQLGNAYFHLHDYAKALEFHHHDLTLTRTIGDQMGEAKSSGNLGNTLKVLGRFDEAVVCCQRHLDIAMDLNDKVGQARALYNFGNVYHAKGKSICWSGAEPGEFPDEVTTALRKAAEYYEANLSIVKELADPAAQGRTYGNLGNTHYLLGNFQNAVASHEQRLQIAKEFGDRSAERRAYCNLGNAYIFLGEFEVAAEHYKRTLQLARQLKDRAVEAQACYSLGNTYTLLQDYERAIDYHLKHLIIAQDLNDRIGEGRACWSLGNAHTALGNHDQAMHFAEKHLEISKETGDRSGELTARMNVSDLQMVLGLSYSTNNSTLSENPIKDMDHNLHGARPRIGRRNSMENLELMKLTPDKINAQKWNSDILTKQSKPTLAKSSSKLFFISRLRGKKNRAGGSSKVLQDTSNTPQIPAQGPQKRASPDMLGDEGFFDLLSRFQSNRMDDQRCSIQEKSRLLVSTSSSDSPPRAMRKLSDAAAVEGLGSGSGAQGRRLEEGGGAGGSLPGLRLNRHSSQAVLSHLMANADNTEPDDDFFDMLVKCQGSRLDDQRCAPPPARGPTVPDEDFFSLITRSQAKRMDEQRVTLPSTAGSAARPCSN from the exons GATGGATGCGTCCTGCCTGGAGCTGGCCCTGGAGGGTGAGCGGCTCTGTAAAGTGGGTGACTACCACGCTGGGGTGGCCTTCTTCGAGACAGCCATCCAGGTTGGCACAGAGGACCTGCAGGTGCTGAGTGCCATTTACAGCCAGCTGGGCAATGCATACTTCCATCTGCACGACTACGCCAAGGCGTTGGAGTTCCACCACCACGACCTCACCTTGACCAG GACCATCGGGGACCAGATGGGAGAGGCCAAATCCAGCGGTAACCTAGGCAACACATTGAAGGTGTTGGGTAGGTTTGATGAGGCTGTGGTCTGCTGTCAGAGGCACTTAGACATTGCCATGGACCTGAACGACAAG GTGGGACAGGCGAGGGCGCTGTATAACTTTGGGAACGTGTATCATGCAAAAGGAAAGAGCATCTGCTGGAGCGGGGCGGAGCCAGGAGAGTTCCCCGATGAGGTCACTACTGCACTTAGGAAAGCAGCGGAATATTACGA AGCAAACTTATCCATAGTAAAGGAGCTTGCAGACCCGGCCGCCCAGGGCCGAACATATGGTAACCTTGGCAACACACACTACCTGTTAGGAAACTTCCAGAATGCAGTGGCATCACATGAACAG CGCCTCCAGATTGCCAAGGAGTTTGGCGACCGCTCAGCAGAGAGAAGGGCCTATTGCAACCTGGGGAACGCGTATATATTCCTGGGTGAATTTGAAGTGGCAGCCGAGCATTACAA GAGGACTCTGCAGCTGGCCAGACAGCTGAAGGACCGGGCTGTAGAGGCTCAGGCCTGTTACAGTCTGGGAAACACCTACACACTCCTCCAGGACTACGAGAGGGCCATAGACTACCACCTCAAACACCTGATCATAGCACAGGACCTCAACGACCGGATTGGTGAGGGCCGGGCGTGCTGGAGTTTAGGGAACGCTCACACCGCCCTGGGGAACCATGACCAGGCCATGCACTTTGCTGAGAAACACCTGGAGATCTCCAAAGAG accgGTGACCGGAGCGGGGAGCTGACGGCCCGTATGAACGTGTCAGACCTGCAGATGGTGCTGGGGCTGAGCTACAGCACCAACAACTCCACCCTGTCTGAGAACCCCATCAAGGACATGGACCACAACCTGCACGGAGCCAGGCCCCGGATAGGACGGAGAAACAGCATGGAAAACCTGGAGCTCATGAAACTCACCCCCGACAAGATCAAT GCTCAGAAGTGGAACAGTGACATCCTGACCAAGCAGTCTAAACCCACCCTGGCTAAGAGCTCCTCCAAGCTGTTCTTCATCAGCCGTCTGCGGGGGAAGAAGAACAGGGCTGGGGGCTCCAGTAAAGTCCTGCAGGACACCAGTAACACCCCCCAGATCCCTGCACAGGGACCACAGAAG AGGGCCAGTCCAGACATGCTCGGGGACGAGGGCTTCTTTGACCTGCTGAGTCGTTTCCAGAGTAACCGGATGGACGACCAGCGTTGTTCCATACAAGAGAAGAGCCGTCTGTTAGTCAGTACCAGCTCCTCTGACTCTCCACCCAGAGCCATGAGGAAAT tgtCCGATGCGGCAGCAGTAGAAGGCCTGGGCTCTGGGTCTGGTGCCCAGGGTCGCCGGTTAGAGGAAGGTGGAGGTGCTGGGGGTAGTTTGCCCGGCCTTCGGCTCAACAGGCACAGCAGCCAGGCTGTCCTCAGCCACCTGATGGCTAACGCAGACAACACGGAGCCTGACGACGACTTCTTCGACATGCTCGTCAAATGCCAG GGTTCTCGTCTGGATGACCAGCGCTGCGCACCTCCCCCGGCCCGTGGCCCCACCGTCCCAGACGAGGACTTCTTCAGCCTCATCACGAGGTCCCAGGCCAAACGCATGGACGAGCAGCGGGTCACCCTGCCCTCCACAGCAGGCTCTGCAGCACGGCCCTGCTCCAACTGA